A single region of the Pseudomonas sp. GGS8 genome encodes:
- the lipA gene encoding lipoyl synthase, whose product MIPTLDVTERPAPRAKVEAGVKLRGAEKVARIPVKIIPTTELPKKPDWIRVRIPVSPEVDRIKALLRKHKLHSVCEEASCPNLGECFSGGTATFMIMGDICTRRCPFCDVGHGRPKPLDVNEPESLAIAIADLKLKYVVITSVDRDDLRDGGAQHFADCIREIRKLSPNVQLETLVPDYRGRMDIALEITAAEPPDVFNHNLETVPRLYKAARPGSDYQWSLTLLQRFKQMMPHIPTKSGLMLGLGETDEEVIEVMKRMREHDIDMLTLGQYLQPSRSHLPVQRFVHPDTFAWFAEEGYKMGFKNVASGPLVRSSYHADEQAKLVKAELMSS is encoded by the coding sequence ATGATCCCGACGCTCGATGTCACCGAACGTCCGGCCCCGCGTGCCAAGGTTGAAGCCGGCGTCAAGCTGCGCGGCGCCGAGAAGGTTGCACGCATCCCGGTGAAGATCATCCCGACCACCGAACTGCCGAAGAAACCCGACTGGATTCGCGTGCGCATCCCGGTTTCCCCGGAGGTCGACCGCATCAAGGCCCTGCTGCGCAAACACAAGCTGCACAGCGTTTGCGAAGAAGCATCCTGCCCGAACCTGGGTGAGTGCTTCTCTGGTGGCACCGCGACTTTCATGATCATGGGCGACATCTGCACCCGTCGTTGCCCGTTTTGCGACGTTGGTCACGGCCGTCCGAAGCCGCTGGACGTGAACGAGCCGGAAAGCCTGGCCATTGCCATCGCCGACCTGAAACTGAAATACGTGGTCATCACCTCGGTAGACCGCGACGACCTGCGTGACGGCGGTGCCCAGCACTTTGCCGACTGCATCCGCGAAATCCGCAAACTGTCGCCGAACGTACAGCTCGAGACCCTGGTCCCGGACTACCGTGGTCGCATGGACATCGCGCTGGAAATCACCGCCGCCGAGCCGCCGGATGTGTTCAACCACAACCTGGAAACCGTGCCGCGCCTGTACAAGGCTGCGCGTCCGGGGTCGGATTACCAGTGGTCGCTGACCCTGCTGCAACGCTTCAAGCAGATGATGCCGCACATTCCAACCAAGTCCGGCCTGATGCTGGGCCTGGGCGAAACCGACGAAGAAGTCATCGAAGTCATGAAGCGCATGCGCGAACACGACATCGACATGCTGACCCTGGGTCAGTACCTGCAACCGTCCCGCAGCCACTTGCCGGTCCAGCGCTTCGTGCACCCGGACACCTTCGCCTGGTTCGCCGAGGAAGGCTACAAGATGGGCTTCAAGAACGTCGCTTCCGGTCCGCTGGTACGCTCCTCGTACCACGCCGACGAGCAGGCGAAGCTGGTCAAGGCCGAATTGATGTCGTCCTGA
- a CDS encoding LD-carboxypeptidase: MTARPTHTLCPHVPVPALPPAGLIGVIAPAGPAALDTDKAIAWMRARGYSLRVFPGVYEKDGYLAGSDDVRLNDLHAAFADSEVDAIICLRGGYGSPRLLDRIDFELLRNNAKPFIGYSDITALHLAISRYAGFVTFHGPMLNADLLGDKQKPTESSFFNLLRGQVTADSVLAHPVAYPLTTLSPGIAHGRLLGGNLSMIAATMGTPYEIDAEGAILFIEDINEPLYRIDRLLTHLRLAGTLHKLRGVLVGDVAGVDTIALEGLLKQTFASLRIPVLAGWRSGHCDPNLTLPMGALVRLDAGNKTLVLEQDVVIKR, from the coding sequence ATGACTGCTCGACCGACCCACACCCTTTGTCCTCACGTCCCTGTTCCGGCCTTGCCGCCTGCTGGGCTGATCGGCGTCATTGCGCCTGCCGGCCCTGCTGCCCTGGACACTGATAAAGCGATTGCCTGGATGCGTGCTCGCGGCTATTCGCTGCGAGTATTCCCCGGCGTTTACGAGAAAGACGGCTACCTGGCCGGCAGCGACGATGTGCGGCTCAATGACTTGCACGCGGCATTTGCCGACAGCGAAGTCGACGCCATCATCTGTTTGCGTGGCGGTTACGGTTCGCCGCGTTTGCTCGATCGTATCGATTTCGAATTACTGCGCAACAACGCCAAGCCGTTCATCGGCTATAGCGACATCACTGCACTGCATCTGGCAATCAGCCGTTATGCGGGTTTCGTGACGTTTCACGGCCCGATGCTCAATGCCGATCTGCTGGGTGACAAGCAGAAACCCACCGAGTCCTCGTTTTTCAACCTGTTGCGCGGGCAGGTGACGGCGGACAGCGTGCTGGCGCACCCGGTGGCTTATCCATTGACGACCCTCTCGCCAGGCATCGCTCATGGACGTTTGCTGGGGGGCAATCTGTCGATGATCGCCGCGACCATGGGCACGCCTTACGAGATCGATGCCGAGGGCGCCATCCTGTTCATCGAAGACATCAACGAGCCGCTGTATCGCATCGATCGGCTGCTGACCCATTTGCGTCTGGCCGGCACGCTGCACAAGTTGCGCGGGGTTCTGGTGGGGGATGTGGCGGGAGTGGACACAATCGCGCTGGAGGGCTTGCTCAAGCAGACCTTCGCATCGTTGCGCATACCCGTGCTGGCGGGGTGGCGCAGCGGGCATTGCGACCCGAACCTGACTTTGCCCATGGGCGCGTTAGTCAGGCTGGATGCGGGGAACAAGACGTTGGTGCTGGAGCAGGATGTGGTGATCAAGCGTTAG
- a CDS encoding lytic murein transglycosylase, whose amino-acid sequence MPLCLSRRWHLRQLIAASSLVLLVACAEKPTAADAQPLQTRTVATAPAVIPPVVPTGENLDIQPTQTFAEWQAGFRKDALDAGIRADLFDRVFANVSVDASVISADRSQPEFTRPVWEYLDGALSPLRVRKGQALVNQYADILQSIEQRYGVDRQALVAVWGMESNFGQFQGNKSVINSLATLAYEGRRPGFAHAQLIAALQILQQGDIEPEKMLGSWAGAMGQTQFIPTTYNTHAVDFDGDGRRDIWNSAADALASTAHYLQSSGWQKGQPWGFEVQLPSGFNYVLADGAIRKSVAEWQQLGVTLPNGGQVPVGSEHLSAALLLPAGYRGPAFLIFDNFRAILKYNNSSSYALGVSLLSERINGGGLINGLWPKDDLPLSRTERIELQNLLSARNYDAGTADGIIGANTRKAIRSAQQSFGWPADGYPTHKLLEGLRNR is encoded by the coding sequence ATGCCCCTTTGTCTTTCCCGTCGTTGGCACCTTCGCCAATTGATAGCTGCCTCCAGCCTCGTTCTGCTTGTCGCCTGCGCGGAAAAACCCACCGCCGCCGACGCCCAGCCGCTTCAGACCCGCACCGTTGCCACGGCCCCTGCGGTCATTCCGCCGGTGGTTCCGACCGGTGAGAATCTCGACATCCAACCCACCCAGACCTTTGCCGAATGGCAGGCGGGTTTTCGCAAAGACGCCCTCGACGCCGGCATTCGCGCCGACCTGTTCGACCGCGTCTTTGCCAATGTCAGCGTGGACGCCAGCGTGATCAGTGCTGACCGCAGCCAACCCGAATTTACTCGCCCGGTGTGGGAATACCTCGATGGCGCGTTGTCACCGCTGCGGGTGCGCAAAGGTCAGGCACTGGTCAACCAGTACGCCGATATCCTGCAAAGCATCGAACAGCGCTACGGCGTCGACCGCCAGGCACTGGTCGCGGTGTGGGGCATGGAGAGTAACTTCGGTCAGTTCCAGGGCAACAAGTCAGTCATCAACTCCCTGGCAACCCTGGCTTATGAAGGTCGACGCCCAGGCTTTGCCCATGCGCAGTTGATCGCGGCCCTGCAAATCCTGCAACAGGGCGATATTGAACCCGAGAAAATGCTCGGTTCCTGGGCTGGCGCCATGGGCCAGACCCAGTTCATCCCGACCACCTACAACACCCACGCCGTAGACTTCGACGGCGATGGCCGCCGTGACATCTGGAACAGCGCCGCGGATGCACTGGCCTCGACCGCGCACTACCTGCAAAGCTCTGGCTGGCAGAAAGGCCAGCCGTGGGGCTTCGAAGTACAACTGCCGAGTGGCTTCAACTACGTCCTGGCCGATGGCGCGATTCGCAAAAGCGTCGCCGAGTGGCAGCAACTGGGGGTCACCCTGCCCAATGGTGGCCAGGTTCCGGTGGGTTCCGAACACCTGTCGGCCGCCCTGCTCCTGCCGGCAGGCTATCGCGGCCCGGCATTCCTGATCTTCGATAACTTCCGCGCAATCCTCAAGTACAACAACTCTTCGTCCTACGCCTTGGGCGTGAGCCTGTTGTCTGAGCGTATCAATGGCGGTGGCCTGATCAATGGTCTATGGCCAAAAGATGACTTGCCGCTGAGCCGTACCGAGCGAATCGAGCTGCAAAACCTGCTGAGCGCCCGGAACTACGACGCCGGCACCGCTGACGGCATCATCGGCGCCAATACCCGTAAAGCAATCCGCAGCGCGCAGCAGTCGTTTGGCTGGCCGGCGGATGGGTATCCGACGCACAAGTTGCTCGAAGGTTTGCGTAACCGCTAA
- the arfA gene encoding alternative ribosome rescue factor ArfA encodes MSKKPSKHGPNKAKSIIAQPLFRSRQERAGKGKGSYRREAFQSNSWEASYFLAA; translated from the coding sequence ATGAGCAAAAAGCCATCCAAGCATGGCCCCAACAAGGCCAAGTCCATCATCGCCCAGCCACTGTTCCGCAGCCGTCAGGAGCGAGCCGGCAAGGGCAAAGGCAGCTACCGCCGCGAAGCCTTCCAGTCTAATAGCTGGGAGGCTTCTTACTTTCTGGCGGCCTGA
- the holA gene encoding DNA polymerase III subunit delta, which translates to MKLAPAQLGKHLQGALAPVYIISGDDPLLCQEAADAIRAAARQQGFDERQVFTADASFDWGTLLQAGASMSLFAEKRLLELRLPSGKPGDKGAAALIEYCSRPAEDTLLLISLPKLDGSAQKTKWGKALVEGPQTQFVQIWPVDTNQLPSWIRQRLSQAGLSASQDAVELIAARVEGNLLAAAQEIEKLKLMAEGGQITVETVQAAVADSARFDVFGLTDAILNGEAAHALRMLEGLRGEGVEPPVILWALARELRLLANLSLQYSQGVPLDKAFSQARPPVWDKRKPLMSKALQRYSAQRWAQLLLEAQRIDAQIKGQAAGSPWMSLSRLTLLMAGQRLSLPAE; encoded by the coding sequence ATGAAACTCGCCCCCGCCCAACTCGGCAAACACCTGCAAGGCGCTCTTGCGCCGGTCTACATCATCAGTGGCGATGACCCATTGCTGTGCCAGGAAGCCGCCGACGCCATTCGCGCCGCTGCTCGCCAACAAGGTTTCGATGAACGTCAGGTATTCACCGCCGACGCCAGTTTCGACTGGGGTACGCTGCTGCAGGCTGGCGCAAGCATGTCGCTGTTCGCCGAAAAACGCCTTCTGGAACTGCGCCTGCCCTCCGGCAAACCTGGTGACAAAGGCGCCGCCGCACTGATCGAGTACTGCTCGCGCCCGGCAGAAGACACGCTGCTGCTGATCAGCTTGCCCAAGCTTGATGGCAGTGCGCAGAAAACCAAGTGGGGCAAGGCGCTGGTCGAAGGTCCGCAAACCCAGTTCGTGCAGATCTGGCCCGTGGACACCAACCAGTTGCCGAGCTGGATTCGTCAACGACTGTCCCAGGCCGGGCTTTCCGCCAGCCAGGACGCTGTCGAACTGATCGCCGCCCGGGTCGAAGGCAACTTGCTGGCTGCCGCCCAGGAAATCGAAAAGCTCAAGCTGATGGCCGAAGGTGGTCAGATCACCGTCGAAACCGTGCAAGCGGCGGTGGCCGATAGCGCGCGCTTCGATGTTTTCGGCTTGACCGATGCGATCCTCAACGGCGAAGCCGCTCATGCCCTGCGTATGCTCGAAGGGCTGCGCGGCGAAGGCGTCGAACCGCCGGTGATTCTTTGGGCGCTGGCCCGTGAACTGCGCCTGCTGGCCAACCTGTCGCTGCAATACAGCCAGGGCGTGCCGCTGGACAAAGCCTTCAGCCAGGCCCGACCACCGGTCTGGGACAAACGCAAACCGCTGATGAGCAAGGCACTGCAACGCTACTCGGCGCAACGCTGGGCGCAATTGCTGCTTGAAGCACAGCGTATCGACGCGCAGATCAAAGGCCAGGCGGCGGGCTCACCGTGGATGAGCTTGAGCCGGTTGACGTTGTTGATGGCTGGGCAAAGATTGTCGTTGCCTGCCGAATAA
- the lptE gene encoding LPS assembly lipoprotein LptE encodes MIKRNLLVMGLAVLLSACGFHLRGTGTTELAIKELDLSARNAYGETVTQLRQILESSGVRVYTGAPYKLVLTDEQESQRILSYAGAGRTGEYQVNTVLNYDIRGQGDLPLLSDKLEVQKVFIHDGNNLVGSDQEANDARREIRRELVQRMMLRLQQLTPTQLEQLQQTADARAKAEAAALEAAQKAEAETPRQSPVELPHQ; translated from the coding sequence ATGATCAAACGCAATTTGCTGGTGATGGGCCTTGCAGTCCTGCTGAGCGCCTGCGGTTTCCACCTGCGTGGCACCGGTACCACCGAACTGGCGATCAAGGAACTCGACCTGAGCGCCCGCAATGCTTACGGCGAAACCGTGACACAATTGCGTCAGATTCTGGAAAGCAGCGGCGTCAGGGTCTACACCGGCGCACCTTACAAACTGGTGCTGACCGATGAGCAGGAAAGCCAGCGTATCCTCAGCTATGCCGGTGCCGGTCGTACTGGCGAGTACCAGGTGAACACCGTGCTCAATTACGACATCCGTGGTCAGGGTGACCTGCCACTGCTGAGCGACAAGCTTGAAGTGCAGAAGGTGTTCATCCACGATGGCAACAACCTGGTAGGTTCCGACCAGGAAGCCAACGATGCCCGCCGCGAGATTCGTCGTGAGCTGGTTCAACGCATGATGCTGCGTCTGCAACAGCTCACCCCGACTCAGTTGGAACAGCTGCAACAGACCGCCGACGCCCGGGCCAAGGCTGAAGCCGCCGCGCTGGAAGCAGCGCAGAAGGCTGAAGCGGAGACTCCGCGTCAGTCGCCTGTCGAACTGCCGCATCAGTAA
- the leuS gene encoding leucine--tRNA ligase: MHEQYQPREIEAAAQSFWDEQKSFEVSEQPGKETFYCLSMFPYPSGKLHMGHVRNYTIGDVISRYQRMQGKNVLQPMGWDAFGMPAENAAMKNNVAPAKWTYENIAYMKSQLRSLGLAVDWSREVTTCKPDYYRWEQWLFTRLFEKGVIYKKSGTVNWDPVDQTVLANEQVIDGRGWRSGALIEKREIPMYYFKITAYADELLESLDELTGWPEQVKTMQRNWIGKSRGMEVQFPYDVASIGEPGALKVFTTRPDTLMGATYVAVAAEHHLAALAAQNNPELQAFIAECKGGSVAEADVATQEKKGLPTSLFVEHPLTGEKLPVWVANYVLMHYGDGAVMAVPAHDERDFEFATKYNLPIKSVVRTSSGDTNPAPWQDAYGEHGTLINSGEFDGLDFAGAFDAIEVALIKKNLGASRTQFRLRDWGISRQRYWGCPIPIIHCDTCGDVPVPEDQLPVVLPEDVVPDGAGSPLARMPEFYECTCPKCGAPAKRETDTMDTFVESSWYYARYASPHFEGGLVEKSAADHWLPVDQYIGGIEHAILHLLYARFFHKLMRDEGLVSSNEPFKNLLTQGMVIAETYYRREANGAYTWFNPADVELERDSKAKVISAKLIADGLPVEIGGTEKMAKSKNNGVDPQSMIDQFGADTCRLFMMFASPPDMSAEWSDSGVEGSHRFLKRVWRLAQAHVTQGLPGKLDVASLNDEQKAIRRSIHQAIKQASHDVGQNHKFNTAIAQVMTLMNVLEKAPQGTEQDRALTHEGLETVTLLLAPITPHISHELWHRLGHADPVIDAGWPVLDESALVQDSLQLVIQVNGKLRGHIEMPASASREEVEAAARANENVLRFVDGLTIRKVIVVPGKLVNIVAS; the protein is encoded by the coding sequence ATGCACGAACAATATCAGCCCCGTGAAATCGAAGCCGCCGCCCAGTCGTTCTGGGACGAGCAAAAGTCCTTTGAAGTCAGTGAACAGCCAGGCAAGGAGACTTTCTACTGCCTGTCGATGTTCCCTTACCCCAGCGGCAAGCTACACATGGGGCACGTGCGCAACTACACCATCGGCGACGTGATCTCCCGCTATCAGCGCATGCAAGGCAAGAACGTCCTGCAACCCATGGGTTGGGACGCCTTCGGCATGCCGGCAGAAAACGCCGCGATGAAAAACAACGTAGCGCCCGCCAAGTGGACCTACGAAAACATCGCCTACATGAAAAGCCAGCTGCGCAGTCTGGGCCTGGCGGTGGACTGGTCGCGCGAAGTGACCACCTGCAAGCCCGATTACTACCGCTGGGAACAATGGCTGTTCACTCGCCTGTTCGAAAAAGGCGTGATTTACAAAAAAAGCGGCACCGTGAACTGGGACCCGGTCGACCAGACCGTTCTGGCCAACGAGCAAGTGATCGACGGTCGCGGCTGGCGTTCCGGCGCGCTGATCGAAAAGCGCGAAATCCCGATGTACTACTTCAAGATCACCGCTTACGCGGATGAGCTGCTGGAGAGCCTCGACGAACTGACTGGCTGGCCTGAACAGGTCAAGACCATGCAGCGCAACTGGATCGGCAAATCCCGCGGCATGGAAGTGCAGTTCCCGTACGACGTCGCCTCCATCGGCGAACCCGGCGCGCTGAAAGTCTTCACTACCCGTCCGGACACCCTGATGGGCGCGACCTACGTTGCCGTGGCCGCCGAACACCACCTGGCCGCCCTGGCCGCGCAGAACAACCCTGAGCTGCAAGCATTCATCGCTGAATGCAAGGGCGGCAGCGTCGCTGAAGCCGACGTCGCCACCCAAGAGAAAAAAGGCCTGCCGACCTCGCTGTTCGTCGAGCACCCGCTGACCGGTGAGAAACTCCCGGTGTGGGTCGCCAACTATGTGCTGATGCACTACGGTGATGGCGCGGTCATGGCGGTTCCCGCGCATGACGAGCGTGATTTTGAATTCGCCACCAAGTACAACCTGCCGATCAAGTCCGTGGTGCGCACAAGCTCAGGTGACACCAACCCTGCCCCGTGGCAGGACGCCTACGGCGAACACGGCACGCTGATCAACTCCGGCGAGTTCGACGGCCTCGACTTCGCTGGCGCGTTCGACGCCATTGAAGTTGCGCTGATCAAGAAAAACCTCGGCGCCTCACGCACCCAGTTCCGCCTGCGCGACTGGGGCATCAGCCGTCAACGCTACTGGGGCTGCCCGATCCCGATCATCCACTGCGATACTTGCGGTGATGTGCCAGTCCCGGAAGATCAACTGCCCGTGGTGCTGCCGGAAGACGTCGTACCCGATGGCGCTGGTTCGCCATTGGCACGCATGCCCGAGTTCTACGAGTGCACTTGCCCGAAATGCGGCGCACCGGCCAAGCGTGAAACCGACACCATGGACACCTTCGTCGAGTCCTCGTGGTACTACGCCCGTTACGCCTCGCCGCACTTTGAAGGTGGCCTGGTGGAAAAATCGGCGGCCGACCACTGGTTGCCGGTGGATCAGTACATCGGCGGCATCGAACACGCGATTCTTCACCTGCTCTACGCGCGCTTCTTCCACAAGCTGATGCGCGACGAAGGCCTGGTGAGCTCCAACGAGCCGTTCAAGAACCTGCTGACCCAAGGCATGGTAATCGCCGAGACTTACTACCGTCGCGAAGCCAATGGTGCCTACACCTGGTTCAATCCGGCGGACGTCGAACTCGAACGCGACAGCAAGGCCAAGGTCATCAGCGCCAAGCTGATCGCAGACGGCCTGCCGGTGGAAATCGGCGGCACCGAGAAGATGGCCAAGTCGAAGAACAACGGCGTCGATCCACAGTCGATGATTGACCAGTTCGGCGCAGACACCTGCCGTCTGTTCATGATGTTCGCCTCGCCGCCCGACATGAGCGCGGAATGGTCCGATTCCGGCGTAGAAGGTTCACACCGTTTCCTCAAGCGCGTCTGGCGCCTGGCGCAAGCGCACGTCACTCAGGGCCTGCCGGGCAAACTGGACGTCGCCAGCCTGAACGACGAGCAGAAAGCCATTCGGCGTTCGATTCACCAGGCCATCAAGCAGGCGAGCCACGACGTCGGCCAGAACCACAAATTCAACACCGCCATCGCCCAGGTGATGACGCTGATGAACGTACTGGAAAAAGCCCCGCAAGGCACCGAACAGGATCGCGCGCTGACTCACGAAGGTCTGGAAACCGTGACTCTGCTGCTGGCCCCGATCACCCCGCACATCAGCCACGAGCTGTGGCATCGCCTGGGCCACGCCGATCCGGTCATCGATGCCGGTTGGCCGGTGCTGGACGAAAGCGCCTTGGTACAGGACAGCCTGCAACTGGTCATTCAAGTGAATGGCAAGCTGCGCGGCCACATCGAAATGCCGGCCAGCGCCAGCCGCGAAGAAGTCGAAGCCGCTGCACGGGCTAACGAAAACGTCCTGCGCTTCGTCGATGGCCTGACTATTCGCAAAGTGATCGTAGTGCCCGGGAAACTGGTCAATATCGTCGCCAGCTAA